Below is a genomic region from Xylophilus sp. GW821-FHT01B05.
CCGTATTGACGCAAGCGCTGACCGCGCCCGCGCCGCGCGCCGAACTGGCCGGCGAGATCCTGGGCGATGCCGATGCGGCGCTGGCGTTGCTGGACGCTGCCGCCGCCCATCGCCCGGAAGGGCTGGAGGTGGATTGCAGCCGCCTGGTGCGCATGGATTTTTCCGCGGCCGGCTCGCTGCTGAACTGGGCTGCCAATGCGCAAGCGCAGGGCCGTCCAGCCCGCCTGCAGGGCCTGCACCGGCTGGTGGCCATCTTTGCCAACGTGGTGGGCATAGGTGAGTACGCGCAGGTACTGGTTCGTGGGGATTAGGACACCCCCAGGCTTCGCACTTCGTGTCTTCGCCTTCCCCCTCAAGGGGGCACATCCGGCGGCCCGGCGGAGCCGGTTCCGCGGATGTTTTGGGATGGCCTGCTCCGCGGCCTTCTGAATCTTGTGTGCTAGAGGGCCGCGCTACATGGTGTTGCGCATCGGCCGTTGCATTCCTGGCTTTCGCCCCCATATGGCTCGCCTATGGAACAATTTCACGGCACCACCATCCTCAGCGTGCGCCGCCAGACGCCTCAGGGCGTACAGGTGGCTATTGGCGGCGACGGCCAGGTCACGCTTGGCAACATCGTCGTCAAGGGCACGGCCCGCAAGGTTCGCAAGCTGCACCACGACAAGGTCCTGGCCGGTTTTGCCGGCGCCACGGCTGACGCCTTCACGCTGTTCGAGCGCTTCGAGGCCAAGCTCGAAAAGCACCAGGGGCAATTGGTCCGCGCGGCCATCGAGTTGACCAAGGACTGGCGCACCGACCGTGTGCTGCGCCGGCTGGAGGCCATGCTGGCCGTGGCCGACCGTAGCGCCTCGCTGATCATTACCGGCAACGGCGACGTGCTGGAGCCCGAGCAGGGCATCGTCGCCATCGGCTCCGGCGGCGCCTACGCACATTCGGCGGCCAAGGCGCTGCTGGACCACACCGATCTGGCGCCGCACGAGATCGTCAAAAAATCCCTGGAAATCGCCGGTGAGCTGTGCATTTACACCAATATGCACCACACGCTGGAAACCCTCGACTGAACACTCCCCGATTTGCCCATGTCTTCCATGACCCCGCAGGAGATCGTCTCCGAACTCGACCGCCACATCGTTGGCCAGCACCAGGCCAAGCGCGCTGTTGCCATTGCGCTGCGCAACCGCTGGCGCCGCCAGCAGGTGGACGCCAAGCTGCGCCACGAGATCACGCCCAAGAACATCCTCATGATCGGCCCGACCGGCGTCGGCAAGACCGAGATCGCCCGGCGCCTGGCGCGGCTGGCCGATGCGCCCTTCATCAAGGTCGAGGCCACCAAGTTCACCGAGGTCGGCTATGTCGGCAAGGATGTCGACGCGATCATCCGTGACCTGGTTGAGGTGGCGGTCAAGCAGACGCGCGAGACCGAAATGCGCAAGCACCGAGCCCGCGCCGAAGACGCCGCCGAAGACCGCATTCTCGACGTGCTGCTGCCGCCGGCGCGCCCGGCGGCCTCCGACCAGCCGGCGCTTGCCAGCCCCGACAGCACCGCGCGCCAGACTTTCCGCAAGAAGCTGCGCGAAGGCCAGCTCAACGACAAGGAAATCGAGATCGAAGTCGCCGACCAGCGCCAGCCGCTGGAGGTGACGGGCCCGGCCGGCATGGAGGAGATGGCTGAGCAACTGCGCGGCGTCTTCAGCCAGATGGGCGCGGGCAAGCGCAAGCTGCGCAAGATGCCGATTGCCGAAGCACTCAAGCTGCTGACCGAGGAAGAAGCCGGCAAGCTGGTGAACGAGGAAGACACCAAGACCCGCGCCATCGCCAATGCCGAGCAGAACGGCATCGTCTTTATCGACGAGATCGACAAGGTCACCTCGCGCAGTGAAGGCGGTGGCAGCAATGCCGACATCTCGCGCCAGGGCGTGCAGCGCGACCTGCTGCCGCTGGTGGAGGGTACGACCGTGTCGACCAAGTACGGCATGGTCAAGACCGATCACATCCTGTTCATTGCCTCGGGCGCCTTCCATTTGAGCAAGCCGAGCGACCTGATCCCCGAGCTGCAGGGCCGCTTCCCGATCCGGGTCGAGCTGCAGTCGCTGTCGGTGCAGGACTTCGAGGCCATCCTCACGCAGACCCACGCCTCGCTGGTCAAGCAGTACCAGGCACTGCTGGCCACCGAAGGCGTCACGGTCGAGTTCACGCCCGAAGGCATCACGCGGCTGGCGCACATCGCCTACGACGTGAACGAGCGCACCGAGAACATCGGCGCGCGCCGGCTGTCCACCGTGATGGAGCGGCTGCTGGACGAGGTGAGCTTCGATGCCACCCGGCTGCAGGGCCAGACCGTGACCGTCGATGTGGCCTATGTGGATGGGCGCCTGGGCGAGCTGAGCCGGGACGAAGACCTGTCGCGCTACATCCTCTGAGAGCAGGGGCTTGGCGTCGGCATCAGACTGCTACTGTTACGAAAAGCAAGCGCTGGTGCGCTAGCAGTCTGAGGAAGCACATTGATTGCCGATCCTAAGTACTTCATCTAGAACGTTTTTCGACCGGTTACTCTGTACGGACCTGCTTCTAAGTCGTTGATTTCATTGCGAAAGTCCCTGAAGCGCCTCTTGTGGCGCTTTTTTTTCCTGCTACAGTGCAAAAAAGTGCAATTAAGTGGGGAAAAGTGGCCTGTCTGCTTGATCCTCGTACCGCGCTCGTAAGTCCAACCAGGGGTAATCAGTCGTGTTCCAAGGGGCCTCGTCGCTG
It encodes:
- the hslV gene encoding ATP-dependent protease subunit HslV; translation: MEQFHGTTILSVRRQTPQGVQVAIGGDGQVTLGNIVVKGTARKVRKLHHDKVLAGFAGATADAFTLFERFEAKLEKHQGQLVRAAIELTKDWRTDRVLRRLEAMLAVADRSASLIITGNGDVLEPEQGIVAIGSGGAYAHSAAKALLDHTDLAPHEIVKKSLEIAGELCIYTNMHHTLETLD
- the hslU gene encoding ATP-dependent protease ATPase subunit HslU; its protein translation is MSSMTPQEIVSELDRHIVGQHQAKRAVAIALRNRWRRQQVDAKLRHEITPKNILMIGPTGVGKTEIARRLARLADAPFIKVEATKFTEVGYVGKDVDAIIRDLVEVAVKQTRETEMRKHRARAEDAAEDRILDVLLPPARPAASDQPALASPDSTARQTFRKKLREGQLNDKEIEIEVADQRQPLEVTGPAGMEEMAEQLRGVFSQMGAGKRKLRKMPIAEALKLLTEEEAGKLVNEEDTKTRAIANAEQNGIVFIDEIDKVTSRSEGGGSNADISRQGVQRDLLPLVEGTTVSTKYGMVKTDHILFIASGAFHLSKPSDLIPELQGRFPIRVELQSLSVQDFEAILTQTHASLVKQYQALLATEGVTVEFTPEGITRLAHIAYDVNERTENIGARRLSTVMERLLDEVSFDATRLQGQTVTVDVAYVDGRLGELSRDEDLSRYIL